A section of the Naumovozyma dairenensis CBS 421 chromosome 5, complete genome genome encodes:
- the TEL1 gene encoding DNA-binding protein kinase TEL1 (similar to Saccharomyces cerevisiae TEL1 (YBL088C); ancestral locus Anc_7.418), whose amino-acid sequence MNRTSSDINNILNSLSSTKVKERTAAIDELVSILKQRPQDIPTPLLASTSHTLIELLDLEHRKYCRYVSDVNESNASKISLSETKITNISYVVRLFIEKTCQRFKVKTMNQLLTILPELMINDEGSFEIIKPIAFQLSMATYALIQSDLFQLKFTSHRWSSLIEKTCSYIEKYISVSLTDRTILSLFSILDILLSLDCMALQTDCMDIYRALLSYLEACTKENGNTRLIFLCINKLIVKTHCIKIHEVLDLINATWRYIISIGNISNDAINTEMSFFDIISSELACNKLPTMLGQKPLDIESSLLRFEDYLNHRISNFASKSFTLDSLMFDESFIEQDKERISWFETHDFQLKDSAQHLPWLRLHGITKLLASYFELKKPYQSVNLFKRRKCEDNTVYILKNSDDIFSFIERCLDNTQPINLQIFGLQICAMYGASFSITANQIERLLTVILSKFAVTELIGFSALSLIPLVSQKDFTLSEADLNTILKVGLPLLKNPESSIVICVLLARLIHYNDLKISDTKTINLIYDIYELSTINGPKYMCNESFFFGRCLQKYGKHYHSRSGKSSASKVLKWVYANWDQIKDIDIITQNEFSIFMAWFCCRDTKGVKGDNKWRKYGWMSCSWQENYYFWNLFQEQRQFLLQDSENFKCVRLSKTQAQEGCTYENIEVSEILYRILDLIENNDNLTSLQRFNWLHVTLGIVSYLSGDSNFTEFIMAFKSTVALSVSSIKFIETKSYTRFFEAILSVNNPNVAHLLYEELDIIAIVTEFKKSKLASAYNLLPESISSEFDGFEKSQKLKDEDIRLYAYTIPYNQADIKLAADALISTQKLTNQTKCLDIIYNFMADLPPYMLIQCLPSINGLLTRLSPGLSIGTECFESLTHLIGERLLGGRYNTYNGSMEMLCDYLDALRLQWLGDNKSPLNADCNDILDWIISRFEENSFPGGFPTGRLSILLLNILKFNSSTHSSIKGGKQKIFATFTACLQRLGPAINITQLPAITSYMELVGYKNLSIILSELTNVYETPQQSIEMSAIYSLAMSKIGTVSYTTLIYTLEDLLSYSKFSHTRCYISGALQIITKAMGLKDVQALFERCKFDLFLFWCNKSGAEMASEIDWDIELFGFHDLIPFIGRYSCELSAIYFSQGLNIPVLLTKLVEITKSNESQLLTQSIHLSIPLSFAPNGVKAVIFDVIDNLLGRSVNKIMKQYELIIFRWILKFIDLGSSADMESLLRKTFPKSSLLYTLFPKNATSYRYQYPLHIELTTGTKLLKHRFRDFSRQHLRVLLFWILADLESSKNYIGKLHYIRELKYIFVIYENCLPTDSALLVIMKHISPYLIESGLHDETASIIETLLLFATKIDIHIYDVFPTLFSSLFMYVNQSHGDIHASLLITLESLVKNSSTFGRIWKYCMDVLQGLTLSNEVYQHVEILDQSEVDEQVLILLSLLFGFATPLNHFPEDYTVTESCIQNLLTKQIPEKYMSTNFKLWMSLCLELSYIRGYAPFKSIVLKKDIYSPAFFQEKNPLSLVYEQFFRLFSELTEKGSCKMLFLSEYILSFLVSSHSELSTTGSAISVDLYEKYKDRGLPVSIDSFRSVYRLENRGSGFDDYLTEHLISKTDNYETWLLKLSMALLNNITFTQPFLIIFQPLFKENIKFSENLLPYLVYLPMRDGQKDIREWATEILSKSAQILDTEDGEKKVKVVFNILRLIRCASRLSIDYFTHLYNSLDLHMLCDVALKADLTSFSYMLYEELYANSPKKDILILRNIYEKIDDLNLLSGLPVPDCLSASIDYINSTEPRTWKNFLFNSARIDSNYKKISAADRNAIMNSSGSNGIYFVANGLTEKNSDETSNEEYKWSLQLGAWDLPFPEQVNTKEKGLYYCLKKLVHEPTASNKSLEHSLLTVIEWRNHFRTQMEWYETVAEVSLFKKFVKLVTLPSELLYFFKTLHSIDDRKLTSTDFEDYKTNLNARYLLPTLISTCKENNIIPPGQMEVISAIHLSNFVEQALTYNASQDALRNSFLLNNIAEEMKNQGEKADLNAKIAIETLNSYISAKAMWSSNEVNAPIKIMQNLLQPGETTNDAEAGAVGLLSLITISKDQIISHLVTWSSQMRLETPSTIYKRYIDRWAVSLKENSARADIFMALANFLNEQVKRSQDSGEIPEKTRIYNSGISHLQMLDKIYKNASLSDKERKDARRHYFKINVQVLRDKELMMNAVNERITFLWMALHFYINTLAFSDKHDDTAMDKFCALWFGNDEENEINIRLQKEIGAIPSWKFLPWINQISSKLSTNQTPFQNVLQLTMKRLLYKLPYDTLYSVISIKLYDKNSQEQSIVSRITAVETILNDLKAYESGKYYRKFVMPIEEFCVKSVELANYKTTQNSRTLHLSNLKIGDYWCNILRDTMLPLPTGNFPITCSKDGRKARPYITAIDETVHSTTTGLSLPKIIKFTVSDGTVHKVLMKGSNDDLRQDSIMEQVFQQVNKILRQNKGLRKMELGIRTYKVIPLGPRAGIIEFVPNSISLHEVLSNLHKDDPIRFEQARKEMKAVQNKSNDERIKVYLKLTEKIKPQLRNFFFNSFLEPSAWFRSKQRYSKGAAASSIVGHILGLGDRHLNNILLDRSTGEPIHIDLGISFDQGRLLPIPELVPFRLTRDMVDGLGVTGVDGLFRRSCEKVYSVLRKDSEKVMCVLNILKWDPLYSWVMSPVRKHINLLEQESAHYGADKPTTSGVVSLHDGENGESTRALKGVEDKLTRSGLSVEATVQELIQQATDPAHLAVIYMGWSPFY is encoded by the coding sequence ATGAATAGAACATCCTCagatatcaataatatattgaattcattgTCATCAACCAAAGTTAAAGAACGTACTGCGGCAATAGATGAACTGGTATCTATTTTAAAACAAAGACCCCAGGATATACCTACCCCATTGCTAGCATCCACATCACATACCCTCATTGAGTTACTTGATTTAGAACATAGAAAATACTGTCGTTATGTTTCAGATGTCAATGAATCAAATGCAAGCaagatatcattatctgaGACAAAGATTACAAACATTTCATACGTTGTACGACTGTTTATAGAGAAAACATGCCAACGATTTAAAGTGAAGACAATGAACCAATTATTAACAATATTGCCagaattaatgataaatgaTGAAGGTTCTTTTGAGATAATTAAACCTATCGCATTTCAACTTTCAATGGCAACTTATGCTCTCATTCAAAGCGACCTCttccaattgaaatttaCATCACATCGTTGGAGCTCCCTCATAGAGAAGACATGCTCTTATATCGAAAAGTATATTAGTGTATCCTTAACAGATCGAACTATATTGTCCTTATTTTCCATCCTGgatattcttctttcattGGATTGTATGGCTTTACAAACAGATTGTATGGACATATATAGGGCATTATTGTCTTACCTCGAAGCATGTACTAAAGAAAACGGTAATACAAGATTGATTTTCCTATGCATTAATAAACTAATTGTTAAAACTCATTGTATAAAAATTCACGAAGTTCTAGATTTGATTAATGCAACATGGAGATACATAATATCGATCGGGAACATTTCGAATGATGCCATAAATACTGAAATGTCATTCTTTGATATAATCTCAAGTGAGTTGGCTTGTAACAAACTGCCGACAATGTTAGGACAGAAACCGCTGGACATAGAATCATCCTTATTAAGATTCGAAGATTATCTGAATCACCGGATATCCAATTTTGCCTCGAAATCATTTACCTTGGATTCTCTTATGTTCGACGAATCCTTCATAGAACAAGATAAAGAGAGGATATCATGGTTTGAAACACATGACTTCCAATTGAAAGACTCTGCACAACATCTTCCTTGGTTGAGACTACACGGAATTACAAAACTTTTAGCatcatattttgaattaaaaaaaCCGTATCAATCTGTAAACTTATTCAAGAGAAGGAAATGCGAAGATAACACCGTATACATCTTGAAGAATTcagatgatattttttcttttatagAACGTTGCCTTGATAATACGCAGCCGATAAATCTACAGATATTTGGTCTACAAATTTGCGCTATGTATGGAGCTAGTTTTAGTATTACGGCAAACCAAATCGAAAGGTTACTGACGGTCATACTCTCTAAATTTGCTGTAACTGAACTGATTGGCTTTTCTGCTTTATCCCTTATACCCCTAGTTTCACAAAAAGATTTTACTTTGTCAGAGGCGGACCTAAACACCATCCTTAAAGTGGGACTTCCATTGTTAAAAAATCCAGAATCAAGCATAGTCATATGTGTATTATTGGCAAGACttattcattataatgACTTGAAGATATCCGATACGAAAACAATAAATCTAATATATGACATTTATGAACTGTCAACAATCAATGGTCCAAAATATATGTGCAATgaatcttttttttttggtagATGTTTACAGAAGTACGGAAAACACTACCACTCGAGATCTGGGAAATCGTCTGCTTCTAAAGTTCTAAAATGGGTATACGCCAATTGGGATCAAATCAAAGACATAGATATTATAACCCAAAACGAATTCTCAATTTTTATGGCATGGTTCTGTTGTAGAGATACCAAAGGCGTCAAGGGAGATAATAAATGGAGGAAATATGGCTGGATGTCATGTTCCTGGCAAGAAAATTACTATTTTTGGAATCTGTTTCAAGAACAAAGGCAGTTTCTTCTCCAAGATAGCGAGAACTTTAAATGCGTACGTCTATCAAAAACCCAAGCACAAGAGGGCTGTACATATGAAAACATAGAAGTAAGTGAAATTCTTTACAGAATATtagatttaattgaaaataatgataatctAACTTCTTTACAAAGATTCAACTGGCTACATGTTACTTTAGGCATCGTATCATACCTGTCAGGGGACTCAAATTTTACTGAGTTTATAATGGCATTCAAAAGTACCGTTGCCTTAAGTGTATCATCGATTAAATTCATCGAAACCAAGTCATATACGAGGTTTTTCGAGGCAATTTTATCGGTCAATAATCCAAATGTTGCCCATCTACtatatgaagaattagatatAATTGCGATAGTAACAGAATTCAAAAAGAGCAAGTTGGCAAGTGCCTATAATTTATTACCGGAGTCCATTAGTTCTGAATTTGatggatttgaaaaatcgCAAAAGCtcaaagatgaagatattcGTCTTTATGCGTACACTATCCCTTACAATCAAGCAGACATTAAATTGGCTGCCGACGCTTTGATTAGTACTCAAAAACTAACTAACCAGACAAAATGTTTAGACATAATTTACAATTTCATGGCTGATCTTCCTCCTTATATGTTAATACAATGCCTACCTTCAATTAATGGACTACTGACCAGATTATCTCCTGGTCTTTCCATAGGCACTGAATGTTTTGAATCGTTAACACATTTAATAGGAGAACGATTGTTAGGTGGGAGATATAATACTTACAATGGATCAATGGAAATGTTATGTGACTATTTGGATGCGTTGAGACTACAATGGCTGGGAGATAATAAAAGTCCATTAAATGCCGACTGTAACGATATACTGGACTGGATTATTTCAcgttttgaagaaaattccTTTCCTGGCGGATTTCCAACCGGCAGGCTCTCAATacttttattaaatatcCTTAAATTCAATAGTAGTACTCATAGTTCTATAAAAGGTGgcaaacaaaaaatatttgctACTTTCACAGCATGCCTACAAAGATTAGGGCCAGCAATAAATATCACACAACTTCCGGCAATAACGAGCTATATGGAATTGGTTGGTTACAAGAATCTTAGTATTATATTATCTGAACTAACTAATGTCTACGAAACACCACAGCAAAGCATAGAAATGTCAGCCATCTATTCGTTGGCTATGAGCAAAATCGGAACAGTGTCTTATACCACTTTAATATATACACTTGAAGACCTATTATCCTATTCAAAATTCAGTCACACAAGATGCTACATTTCAGGGGCtttacaaataataactaaaGCTATGGGCTTAAAAGATGTGCAAGCTCTGTTCGAACGCTGTAAGTTTGActtatttttgttttggtGTAATAAGTCAGGAGCAGAAATGGCATCAGAGATCGATTGGGATATAGAATTGTTTGGATTCCATGATCTTATACCATTTATCGGTAGATATTCTTGTGAATTAAGTGCTATCTATTTTTCCCAAGGGTTAAACATACCGGTGTTGCTTACGAAGTTGGTTGAGATTACAAAATCAAACGAAAGTCAGTTGTTGACTCAAAGTATTCATTTATCCATCCCACTCTCTTTTGCACCCAATGGTGTCAAAGCCGTCATTTTTGATGTGATTGATAATCTTCTGGGGAGAAGtgttaataaaattatgaaaCAATATGAACTTATCATATTTAGATGGATCCtgaaatttattgatcTTGGTTCAAGCGCCGACATGGAATCTTTACTAAGAAAAACATTTCCGAAGTCGTCACTACTATATACTTTATTTCCAAAGAATGCTACATCTTATAGATACCAATACCCACTTCATATTGAACTAACTACTGGGACGAAGCTTTTGAAGCACAGGTTTCGTGATTTCTCTAGACAACATTTACGGGTACTTCTTTTTTGGATTCTGGCAGACCTTGAAAGCTCGAAAAACTATATTGGAAAACTGCACTATATCAGGGAACTAAAGTATATCTTCGTTATCTATGAGAATTGCTTACCAACAGATTCGGCCCTACTCGTTATCATGAAACATATATCACCATATTTAATCGAATCGGGCCTGCATGATGAAACTGCATCTATTATCGAAACACTTTTGTTGTTTGCTACGAAAATAGATATCCATATTTATGACGTTTTTCCTACATTGTTTTCGAGCTTATTCATGTATGTTAACCAAAGTCATGGAGACATACATGCTTCCTTATTAATCACGCTGGAATCTCTTGTAAAGAATTCTTCCACATTCGGTAGAATTTGGAAGTACTGTATGGACGTATTACAAGGCCTTACCTTATCGAACGAAGTCTATCAACATGTCGAAATCCTTGACCAGAGCGAAGTCGATGAGCAGGTACTTATTCTATTGTCCCTGTTATTCGGCTTCGCAACTCCACTAAATCATTTTCCGGAAGATTATACCGTCACGGAATCATGTATTCAGAATTTATTGACTAAACAAATCCCAGAGAAATATATGTCTACTAATTTCAAGTTATGGATGAGCCTTTGCTTAGAATTATCCTATATACGGGGTTATGCTCCATTCAAATCAATCGTTTTAAAAAAGGATATTTATTCACCAGCGTTTTTCCAAGAAAAGAACCCTTTGTCACTTGTATATGAGCAATTTTTCAGACTCTTTTCAGAACTTACTGAAAAAGGATCTTGTAAAATGCTATTCTTATCGGAATacattctttcttttttagtTAGTAGTCATTCAGAGTTATCTACAACAGGATCTGCTATAAGTGTAGATctttatgaaaaatataaagacAGAGGCCTGCCGGTTAGTATTGATTCGTTTAGATCGGTATATCGTCTTGAGAATCGAGGTTCTGGATTTGACGACTATCTTACTGAGCATTTAATTTCGAAAACAGACAACTATGAAACCTGGCTACTTAAATTATCCATGGCCTTGTTAAACAATATCACGTTTACTCAGCCTTtcctaataatatttcaaccgttattcaaagaaaacattaaaTTCAGTGAGAACCTGCTGCCTTATCTTGTTTATTTGCCAATGAGGGATGGTCAGAAAGACATTAGAGAATGGGCTACAGAAATACTTTCCAAAAGTGCTCAGATTTTGGATACTGAAGATGGAGAGAAGAAGGTGAAAGTCGTATTTAACATCTTGAGGTTGATACGATGTGCAAGTCGTTTATCGATTGATTACTTCACTCATCTGTACAACTCCTTAGATCTACACATGCTTTGTGATGTAGCTTTGAAAGCTGATCTGACCTCGTTTAGTTACATGCTTTATGAGGAGTTGTATGCTAATTCGCCAAAGAAGGATATCTTAATCCTACGTAACATTTATGAAAAGATCGATGACCTCAATTTACTGAGTGGATTGCCTGTCCCTGATTGCCTTTCTGCAAGCATAGACTATATTAATTCTACGGAGCCAAGAACATGGAAAAActttttattcaatagtGCCCGAATTGACTCTAATTACAAAAAGATCTCTGCGGCAGACCGGAATGCAATAATGAATTCGTCAGGATCAAATGGTATCTACTTCGTTGCAAATGGCTTGACAGAGAAAAACAGTGATGAGACTTcaaatgaagaatataaatgGAGCTTACAATTAGGTGCTTGGGACCTACCATTTCCAGAGCAAGTGAATACCAAGGAAAAAGGattgtattattgtttgaagAAACTCGTACATGAACCTACGGCTTCTAATAAAAGTCTTGAACATTCATTACTTACTGTTATAGAATGGCGCAATCACTTCAGGACACAAATGGAATGGTACGAGACAGTAGCTGAAGTTTCActttttaagaaatttgtGAAGCTGGTAACATTACCATCAGagcttctttatttttttaagaCACTCCATTCAATAGACGATCGAAAGTTGACAAGTActgattttgaagattatAAAACGAATTTGAACGCTCGGTATCTTCTGCCTACGCTAATCTCTACTTGCAAAGAGAATAATATCATTCCACCGGGTCAAATGGAAGTTATTTCAGCGATTCACTTATCCAATTTTGTCGAACAAGCCTTAACATACAATGCTTCCCAAGATGCATTGAGAAACTCATTCTTATTAAATAACATTGCTGAAGAAATGAAGAACCAAGGTGAAAAGGCAGATTTAAACGCAAAAATTGCTATTGAAACTCTGAATTCGTATATATCTGCCAAGGCTATGTGGTCTTCAAATGAGGTTAATGCAcctataaaaataatgcaAAATTTGTTACAGCCAGGTGAAACAACAAACGATGCTGAGGCAGGTGCGGTAGGACTACTATCATTAATCACCATTTCTAAAGACCAAATTATTTCTCACTTAGTAACATGGAGTTCACAAATGAGATTGGAAACTCCGTCAACAATTTACAAAAGGTATATCGACAGATGGGCGGTTagtttgaaagaaaatagcGCACGGGCTGATATATTCATGGCATTGGcaaatttcttgaatgaGCAAGTAAAACGATCCCAAGATAGTGGTGAAATTCCAGAGAAAACTCGTATATATAATAGTGGAATTTCCCACCTACAAATGTTAGACAAGATCTACAAAAACGCAAGTTTATCGGACAAAGAGAGGAAAGATGCAAGAAGACACTATTTTAAAATAAATGTTCAAGTCCTTAGGGATAAGgaattaatgatgaatgCTGTCAATGAACGAATCACATTCTTATGGATGGCCCTTCATTTTTATATCAACACTCTGGCTTTCAGTGATAAGCATGACGACACTGCAATGGATAAGTTTTGTGCGTTGTGGTTTGggaatgatgaagaaaatgaaattaatattcGATTACAAAAGGAGATTGGAGCTATACCTAGCTGGAAATTTTTGCCTTGGATAAACCAAATATCGTCCAAACTGAGTACAAATCAAACTCCATTCCAGAATGTCTTACAATTAACTATGAAAAGGTTGCTATATAAATTGCCCTATGATACGCTGTACTCAGTCATCAGTATTAAACTTTATGATAAGAATTCTCAAGAGCAAAGTATAGTATCCAGGATCACTGCCGTTGAAACGATTTTAAACGATTTAAAAGCTTATGAATCTGGTAAGTATTATAGAAAGTTTGTAATGcccattgaagaattttgTGTTAAATCTGTGGAACTAGCAAATTATAAGACGACTCAAAATTCAAGGACTCTACAcctttcaaatttgaagattgGAGATTACTGGTGTAACATATTGAGAGACACCATGCTACCGCTGCCAACTGGTAACTTTCCCATCACATGTTCTAAAGATGGAAGGAAAGCTCGACCTTATATTACAGCTATTGATGAAACAGTTCATTCTACTACCACTGGTTTATCTTTACCgaaaattataaaattcACAGTATCTGACGGTACTGTCCATAAAGTATTAATGAAAGGAagtaatgatgatttacGACAAGATTCAATTATGGAACAAGTATTCCAAcaagtaaataaaattctAAGGCAAAACAAGGGACTAAGGAAAATGGAGCTTGGCATTCGCACATACAAAGTTATTCCCTTGGGTCCGCGTGCAGGTATTATCGAATTTGTACCGAATTCGATATCTTTACATGAAGTATTATCTAATTTGCATAAAGATGATCCAATTCGTTTTGAGCAAGCAAGGAAAGAGATGAAAGCAGTACAAAATAAATCGAATGATGAAAGGATTAAGGTATATTTGAAACTAActgaaaagattaaacCGCAATTAAggaactttttttttaattcatttttagaACCTTCTGCATGGTTTAGAAGTAAACAACGTTACAGTAAGGGAGCTGCGGCCTCTTCCATTGTTGGCCATATTCTTGGTTTAGGTGATAGgcatttgaataatattttgttaGATCGTTCGACAGGTGAACCTATTCATATTGATTTAGGGATTTCATTTGATCAAGGTCGATTATTACCTATACCAGAGTTAGTCCCCTTTCGGTTGACTAGGGATATGGTTGATGGTTTAGGTGTAACGGGTGTGGATGGTCTATTTAGGAGAAGTTGTGAAAAAGTTTATTCTGTATTGAGAAAAGATTCAGAAAAGGTTATGTGTGTATTGAACATATTAAAATGGGATCCTCTTTATTCATGGGTAATGTCACCTGTTCGAAAGCATATTAATTTGTTAGAGCAAGAGAGTGCACATTACGGTGCCGATAAACCTACCACGTCAGGTGTAGTAAGTTTGCATGACGGTGAGAATGGGGAATCTACAAGAGCTTTAAAAGGTGTTGAAGACAAGTTAACAAGGAGTGGATTAAGTGTCGAAGCAACAGTCCAAGAATTGATCCAGCAAGCCACTGACCCAGCACATTTGGCAGTTATTTATATGGGGTGGTCACCATTCTATTAA
- the RPL23A gene encoding 60S ribosomal protein uL14 (similar to Saccharomyces cerevisiae RPL23A (YBL087C) and RPL23B (YER117W); ancestral locus Anc_7.417) → MSGNGAQGTKFRISLGLPTGAIMNCADNTGARNLYIIAVKGSGSRLSRLPAASLGDMVMATVKKGKPELRKKVMPAIVVRQSKSWRRKDGVYLYFEDNAGVIANPKGEMKGSAITGPVGKECADLWPRVASNSGVVV, encoded by the exons ATGTCTGGTAACGGTGCTCAAGGTACAAAATTCAGAATCTCT TTAGGTTTACCAACTGGTGCCATCATGAACTGTGCCGATAACACAGGTGCCAGAAACTTGTACATCATCGCTGTCAAAGGTTCTGGTTCTAGATTAAGTAGATTACCCGCTGCCTCTTTAGGTGATATGGTTATGGCCACTGTTAAGAAAGGTAAACCAGAATTAAGAAAGAAGGTTATGCCAGCTATTGTTGTCCGTCAATCTAAATCTTGGAGAAGAAAGGATGGTGTTTACTTATATTTCGAAGATAATGCCGGTGTCATTGCTAATCCAAAGGGTGAAATGAAGGGTTCCGCCATTACTGGTCCAGTCGGTAAAGAATGTGCCGATTTATGGCCAAGAGTTGCTTCTAACTCCGGTGTTGTTGTGTAA